From the genome of Streptomyces sp. V2I9:
GTGGACCGCCTCGGACTCCAGGGAGTCCAGGTGGCTGAGCGCGTACGGGTGCGCTGTGCCTTCCGGCACGGTGGTGGTGACGGCACTCACGCCAGGCCCCTCTCGGTGAGCAGCGCGTGGAGCGCCGCCGCTGACTCCTGCACGGTCTGCTGGTGCGACTCGATCCGCAGGTCGGGCGATTCGGGGGCCTCGTAGGGGTCGTCGACCCCGGTGAGCCCGCTGATCTCGCCGGCCGCCTGCTTGGCGTACAGCCCCTTCACATCGCGTACGGAGCACACCTCGACGGGCGTGGCGACGTGCACCTCCAGGTAGGTGGTGGACTCGGCGGCGTGCCGCTTGCGGACGGCCTCGCGGCTGTCGGCGAACGGGGCGATGACGGGGACCAGCACCTTCACGCCGTTGGCGGCGAGCAGTTCGGCGACGAAGCCGATCCGGGCCACGTTGGTGTGCCGGTCCTCGCGGGAGAAGCCGAGGCCCGCCGAGAGGAACTCGCGGATCTCGTCGCCGTCGAGCACCTCCACCTTGTGGCCCTCGGTCCGCAGCCGGCCCGCCAGCTCATACGCGATGGTGGTCTTGCCCGCGCTCGGCAGACCGGTGAGCCAGATCGTGGCCCCCGTCTCCGTCACGCTCATCGACATCTCCTGATCAGTCGTCATCAGCCGTGCAGTCCGCATTCGGTCTTGCCGCGCCCGGCCCAGCGTCCGGCCCTGGCGTCCTCGCCCTCCAGCACCCGGCGGGTGCAGGGCGCGCAGCCGACGGAGGCGTAGCCGTCCATCAGCAGCGGGTTGGTGAGCACCCCGTGCTCGGCGACGTAGGCGTCCACGTCGTCCCGGGTCCAGCGGGCGATGGGGGAGACCTTCACCTTGCGGCGCTTGGCGTCCCAGCCCACGACCGGGGTGTTCGCTCGGGTCGGGGACTCGTCGCGGCGCAGGCCCGTCGCCCACGCCGCGTACGCGGTGAGACCGTCCTCCAACGGCTTCACCTTCCGCAGCGCGCAGCACAGGTCCGGGTCGCGGTCGTGCAGCTTCGCGCCGTACTCGGCGTCCTGCTCGGCGACCGTCTGCCGCGGGGTGATCGTGAGGACACGGACGTCCATCACCGCGTCCACCGCGTCGCGGGTCCCGATGGTCTCCGGGAAGTGGTAGCCGGTGTCCAGGAAGACCACGTCCACGCCCGGCATCACTCGGGAGGCCAGGTGCGCGACCACCGCGTCCTCCATCGAGGAGGTGACGCAGAAGCGCGGCCCGAAGGTCTCGGCGGCCCATCGCAGGATCTCGGCGGCGGAGGCGTCCTCCAGCTCCCGTCCGGCCCGCTCGGCCAGCTCCCGGAGTTCCTCGCCGGTCAGCTCGTCGGATAGCTGAGTGCCCGTCATATCCGGTCCCCTTCGCCGTCGTTGCGCTGTACGCCCCGAGCCAGCAGGCCCAGGAACCTCAGCTGGAACGCACGGTTGCAGGAGGCGCATTCCCAGGCGCCGTGGCCGGTCTCGTTGGGGCGCAGGTCCTCGTCGCCGCAGTACGGGCAGTGGAACGGGGCGGCTCGCTCGCTCATGACAGCGACTCCGCACCGGCACGCGCCGCCCAGGTGGCGAACCGCTCGCCGTCCTCACGTTCCTCCTGGAAGCGGCCGAGCACCCGCTCGACGTAGTCCGGCAGTTCGGCCGACGTGACCTTGAGGCCGCGGACCTTGCGGCCGAACCCGGCCTCCAGGCCGAGCGCACCGCCGAGGTGCACCTGGTAGCCCTCGACCTGGTCGCCGTTCGCGTCCAGCATCAACTGGCCCTTGAGGCCGATGTCCGCGACCTGGATACGGGCGCAGGCGTTCGGGCAGCCGTTGATGTTGATGGTGATGGGGTGGTCGAACTCCGGGAGGCGACGCTCCAGTTCGTCGATGAGGGCCGCACCGCGCGCCTTCGTCTCGACGATCGCCAGCTTGCAGAACTCGATGCCGGTGCAGGCCATCGTGCCGCGCCGGAAGGGGGAGGGGGTGACCTTGAGGTCGAGGGCCTCCAGGCCGGCGACCAGGGAGTCGACCTGCTCCTCGGCCACGTCCAGCACGATCATCTTCTGCTCGGCGGTGGTCCGCACCCGGCCGGAGCCGTGCTGGTCCGCCAGGTCCGCGATCTTGGTGAGCGTGGAGCCGTCGACCCGGCCCACCCGCGCGGCGAAACCGACGTAGAAGCGGCCGTCCTTCTGCCGGTGCACCCCGAGGTGGTCGCGCCAGGTCCCGGCGGGCTGCTCGGGCGCGGGCCCGTCGATCAGCTCGCGCTTGAGGTACTCGTCCTGGAGGACCTGGCGGAACTTCTCGGGCCCCCAGTCCGCGACCAGGAACTTCAGCCGGGCGCGGGTGCGCAGCCGCCGGTAGCCGTAGTCGCGGAAGATCCCGATGACCCCGCCGTACACGTCGGGCACCTCGTCCAGCGGTACCCAGGCGCCGAGCCGCACCCCGAGCTTCGGGTTGGTGGAGAGGCCGCCGCCGACCCAGAGGTCGAAGCCGGGGCCGTGCTCCGGGTGGTTCACGCCGACGAAGGCGACGTCGTTGATCTCGTGCGCCACGTCCAGATGTGGGGAGCCGGAGATCGCCGTCTTGAACTTGCGGGGCAGGTTGGAGAAGTCGGGGTTGCCGATGAACCGGCGCTGGATCTCGTCGATGGCCGGGGTGCCGTCGATGATCTCGTTCTCCGCGACGCCCGCCACGGGGGAGCCGAGGATGACGCGCGGCGTGTCGCCGCACGCCTCGGTGGTGGACAGGCCCACCGCTTCGAGCCGCCGCCAGATCTCCGGCACGTCCTCGATGCGGATCCAGTGGTACTGCACGTTCTGCCGGTCGGTGAGGTCCGCCGTGCCGCGCGCGAACTCCTGGGAGATCTCCCCGATCACCCGCAGCTGGCGGGTGGTCAGCCGGCCGCCGTCGATGCGGACCCGCAGCATGAAGTGCTTGTCGTCCAGCTCCTCCGGCTCCAGCACGGCCGTCTTGCCGCCGTCGATACCGGGCTTGCGCTGGGTGTACAGGCCCCACCAGCGCATGCGTCCGCGCAGGTCGTTCGGGTCGATGGAGTCGAAGCCGCGCTGGGAGTAGATCGTCTCAATACGTGTCCGTACGTTGAGACCGTCGTCGTCCTTCTTGAACTGCTCGTTCCCGTTCAGGGGGGTGTGGTGGCCCATGGCCCACTGGCCCTCGCCACGGTGGCGTCCGGCCTTGCGGCGGGGCGTGGCGGGCGCAGGCTGATCCGGGGTGGCGGCCATGACAATACGTCCTTCGGGACTGCGGGAGGGCGGCTCTGAGCGGCACACTCGCGCTGAGGCGCGGCGGTGCGCAGGGCGATTCAGAGGGAAGAAGAAGGCGGCGGTGCTGGGTCTCTCAGCTCACCGGACAGATGGCGCTGGACATGCGGCCGAGGTCGACGTGGCGTCGACTCACCAAGGCAATTCCAGTTCCAGGCATGACGGAAGCGTGTCACGCGCCTCTCGGGGCAGTCCACCACTATCCGCTATGTGGACGTGTATGTCCCGAAGAGTGAGACGGTGTGGTGTCGGTCACGCACAGCGGTGCTGGCATTGGGTGGTAAATCGCCCATAAGGGGTCTGGTGGGGTCGGGGGGCACCCGACCGGCCACCGCCGGGGGGCGGAAAGCCCGCCCTCCGGGCGCCCGGAGGGCGGAGTGGCGCTCGGACCCGCCACGCGCAGAAGCCCCACGCCGCCCCGCCCCCCGGGAGGTCACCGGCGGCTCAGTGCGCTCCGGGCCACGGGCCCGGCGTCGCCACCTCCGGCTCCACCTCGGTCTTCGTCTCGAAGAGCCGGAAGCCGCGCCGCAGGTAGTTGTCCATCGCGTGCGGGCCGTCCAGGGAACAGGTGTGCAGCCACACCCGCTTCGTAGCCGCCCGCCCGGGCCACCGCTCCGCCACGTCCCAGGCGCGCGCCACCCCGTACGACAGGAGGTGCCCGCCGATCCGGCGGCCCCGGAACGCCGGGATCAGTCCGAAGTAGACGATTTCGACCACGCCGTCGTCCTGCGCGTCCAGCTCGACGTACCCGGCCGGCGTGCCGTTCTCGTACGCCACCCAGGTCTCCGCGCCGGGCCGCCGCAGGACCTCGTCCCACTGGGCGTACGTCATGCCCAGCCGGTCGGTCCACCGGATGTCCCCGCCCACCGCGGTGTACAGGAACCGGCTGAACTCCGGTGACGGGACCCCGGACCGGACGACGCGCACGTCGCCCTCCGGTGCGGACGCCGGGCGGAGATCGGCGGGCGAGGTCTGCTCCAGCGACCAGACGGTCACCTCGGTGGTCGGGGCTGCGGGCTGCGGGGTGTCGCTCATGACGGCCAGAAAACCATGGGCCCGCCGACGCGCACACAGCGGGCCCGCCCCCACGCGCGGCGAGCCCGCGCGGGACCCCGCGCACCCGAACCCCACCGCCCCGGTCGCGCCCCCCACACGCGGGGCGCGCCACCCCACGCGGGGCCCGCCCCCACACCGGGTCGGCCCCCCACACCGGGCCAGCCCCCACGTGGGGCCCGCCCCGCACCGTGTCGGCCCCATACGCCGGGGCAGTCCCCCTACCCGGGTCCCGCCCCGCCGGGCGTCACGCACCCTCGGAGAGCCCACCGCCCCCGGTGCCAGCTCGCCCGAAGTTCCCTCGGTCCACTCCGGCCGCCCGGCGCGCCTCCGCCACGACCGGCGCCATCGAGTGCGGCAGCAGATCCGCGCCGTGCTCCGGGTGGACCACCTCCACCTCCACCCCGTCGGCGAAGCGGTACGGGCGGTGGGCCAGGATCTCCGCCAGATGACGCCGCAGCCGGGAGACCTCCGCCCGGACCGTCACCGTCCGGGTCGCGTCCCCGAAGAGGTCCCGTGCCAGCTCCGAGGCCGTCCGCCCCTCCCGGTGCGCCGCCAGTGCGAACAGCAGCTCGGCATGGCGCGGCGAGAGCCGCTGCGTACGGTTGCCGAGCGGTCCGGCCAGATGCACGGCGAGCGCCCGGGGCCGGCTCAGGTCCAGCACCACCCGGCGCGGCGTTCCCTCGGCCGTGCCGTCGCCCACCTGCACCAGCCAGCCGCCCGGCAGCGGCTCGACCCGGCACATGCCGAGCGAGGGCAGCCACACCCGGCCCGGCCGCAGCGACTTCGGCAGCGGCAGCCGGTCCACCGGGGCCATCCCGGTCACCGCCGCCAGCCGCCCGTGCACGTCCACCGCCAGCGCCCGCCCGCCGATCCGGCACAGGATCGGCGCGGCCACCGCCCGCAGCCGCTCGATCTCCGCCAGGTGGCGGGTGCGGAGCTCGGCCTCCGCGAGCCGGGCCACCGAGTCGACCAGGGCCAGGGTCGCCGGATGGAACGTGGAGGCCGGTCCGCTGATGTCGACGATCCCGAGCAGCCGCCCGTCGCGCGGGTCCCGGACCGGAGCGGCCGCACAGGTCCAGTCGTGCAGCGCCCGGATGAAGTGCTCGGCCGAGTGGACCTGGATCGGGACCCGCGCGGCCAGCGCCGTCCCGATCGCGTTCGTCCCCGTCGCCGCCTCGGTCCAGGCCGCCCCCTCCTCCAGGCAGATGCCGTGCGCCCGGCGCAGTACCCCCGTGTTGCCCTGCCGCCACAGCACCCGGCCCTCGGTGTCGGTCACGACCATGATCTGCTGCGCCGCGTCCGCGATCGAGGCCAGCCCCGCCCGCAGCAACGGCATCAGCTCGCCGAGCGCCGTACTGTGCCGCCGGTGCTCGATCTCGTCGGCCTCCAGCAGCTCGCTGTCCGGAGACTGGTCGGGGTCGAGGCCGCACCGCACCGCCCGGTCCCACGAGGCGTCGATCTCCGCCCGCGGCGCCACGGACACCTGGTCCCCGGTCAGCCGTGCCTCCCGTGCCCGGTGGAGCAACCGGACCGTCTGGCGGCCCGCCCCCTGGCCCGTCACCCTTGCCACCCCCGCAGAACCTGTGCCCGTCATGGTCCCGGTCTCCCCCGAACGCTTCCCGACCCGCCCACCCGGACCATCCTGCCGGGCCGCCCGCCCCGGAGTTGCAACCCTTTGCAACTCTGGCGAGATCTCCGAGGCCGTACCAGAGTGACAGAGACACTGTGCGCCGGGCATGTCCCGGCCGCCCCGTGTCGCAGAAGCATGGAGGGTGGTGCCGTGTCGGCGCAGCACCACCCTCCGTCGCTCCGCGGCCCGCCGGCCCCCGCGAGACGGCCCGCCGCCCCCGACGATCAACCCCCCGCCGTGACCGTACGACGGACGGCAGGGCCCACGATCCGGCCCCCCTCCCCGCTCCTACGGAGCGGACGGCCGGGCCCGCTCCACCACCGAGGCCAGATCCAGGCTGTGCGGCAGCGTCCCGAACGACGAGCCCCAGTCACCGCCGAGGCGCGAGGCGCAGAACGCGTCCGCCACCTCCGGCGGCGCCCAGCGGACCAGCAGCGATCCCTGGAGCACCAGGGCGATCCGCTCCACCAGTCGCCGGGCCCGCCCCTCCGCGCCCGCCAGATCGGCCAGCTCCGTCAGCAGCTCCCTGACCGCCGCGTCCAGCCGGTGATCCGCCCCGCGCGCCCTGCCCACCTCCCGCAGGAACGCGTCGAACGCCTCCGGCTCCCGCCGGAGCGCCCGCAGCACGTCCAGCGCCTGCACATTGCCCGATCCCTCCCAGATCGAGTTGAGCGGCGCCTCGCGCAGCAGCCGGGGCATCCCCGACTCCTCCACGTACCCGTTGCCGCCCAGGCACTCCAGCGCCTCGCCCACCACGGCCGAGCAGCGCTTGGTGACCCAGAACTTCGCGGCGGGCACCGCGAGCCGCAGAAAGGCCCGCTCCTCCTCGGTGTCCGCGTCGTACGCGGCGGCCAGCCGCATCGCCAGCACCGTCGCCGCCTCCGACTCCACCGCCAGATCCGCCAGGACGTTGCGCATCAGCGGCCTGTCGATCAGCGGCCCGCCGAACGCCCTGCGGTACGCGCTGTGATGGACCGCCTGCGACACCGCCTGCCGCATCAGCGCCGCCGACCCCACCACGCAGTCGAACCGGGTGGCCGCCACCATCTCGATGATGGTGCGCACCCCACGCCCCTCCTCACCGACCCGGCGCGCCCACGTCCCGTCGAACTCGACCTCGGCCGAGGCGTTGGACCGGTTGCCCAGCTTGTCCTTCAGCCGCTGGATCGAGAAGACGTTCCGCGTGCCGTCCGGGAGCACCCGCGGCAGCAGGAAGCAGGTCAGCCCGCCCGGTGCCTGTGCCAGCACCAGGAAGCCGTCCGACATCGGCGCCGAACAGAACCACTTGTGCCCGGTGAGCAGATATCCGTCCCCGCCCGGCAGCGGCTCCGCCCGCGTCGTGTTGGACCGCACGTCGCTGCCGCCCTGCTTCTCCGTCATGCCCATCCCGAAGAGCACCCCGGCCTTCCCCGCCGCGGGCCGCAGCCCCTCCTCGTAGACGTACGAGGTCAACAGGGGCTCCCACTCCGCCGCCAGCGCCGGATCGGTCCGCAGCGCGGGCACCGCGGCGTGCGTCATCGACAGCGGGCAGCCGTGCCCCGCCTCGGCCTGCGTCCAGACCAGGAACCCCGCCGCGCGCCGCAGATGCCCCGACGGCCGCCCCCAGGCGTCCGTCAGCCCGGCGGACACGGCATGGCCCAGCAACCGGTGCCAGGCCGGGTCGAACTCCACCTCGTCGACGCGGTGCCCGTACCGGTCATGGGTGCGCAGCACAGGTGGGTACGCGTTCGCCCGCGCGCCCCACTCCCGGGCCTGGGCGGAACCGGCGGCCCGGCCGAGCTCACCGAGTTCCCGGAGCGCGACCGCCCGCTCCGCGGGAGCGACATGCCGCTCGACGGCTTCGGACAGGGCCCGGTCGGCGGCGAAGACATCATGGCCGACCAGCGGCGGAACCTGATTGGTCACGGTGTGGGTGGTAGCTGCCATGCCGATACGGTAAGGAGGTGCAGGCAGCAAACGAAACACCCGAGCGGCCACCGGGCCGGCTCCACCGGGCGCGAGCGCTCTACCGCAACGTCTCCAAGCGGCGCATGGCGTGGCATCTGCTCAAGGACACCGTCAACTCGTGCATCGAGTACCGCATCCTCGGACTCGCGGCCGAGGCGGCGTTCTTCACCCTGCTCTCGCTGCCCCCGCTGCTGCTCGGCCTGATCGGCCTGCTCGGTTACGTCGACGAGTGGACGACCACCACCACGGTCGCCTCCATCGAACGCAACATCCTCTCCGCCTCCCACACGGTGCTGTCCGAGCGCGGGGTCAACGACTTCGCCAAACCCCTGCTCGCCGACGTCACGACCGGGGCCCGCCCCGACATCATCTCCATCGGCTTCGCCATCGCCCTGTGGTCCGGCTCCCGCGCGGTGAACGTCTTCATCGACACCATCACCGTCATGTACGGCCTCGACGGCCACCGCGGCATCGTCAAGACCCGCCTGCTCGCCTTCCTGCTGTACGTCGTCGCCCTGCTGCTGGGCGCGGTGGTGCTGCCGCTGCTGGTCGTCGGACCGGACCGGGTGGTCGAGTTCGTGCCCTGGGGCACCGAGGTCATAGCCGTCCTGTACTGGCCGCTCGTGATACTGCTGACCATCGCGTTCCTCACGACGCTCTACCACGTGTCCGTGCCGGTGCGCTCGCCCTGGATCGAGGACGTACCCGGGGCGCTGGTGGCGCTCGCCATGTGGGTCCTCGGCAGCTTCCTCCTCCGGATCTACCTGACCAGCACCGTCGAGGGCCCGACCATCTACGGCTCCCTGGCGGCGCCCATCGCCGTCCTGCTGTGGATCGGCATCTCCGCCTTCGCGGTCCTGGTCGGCGCCGCGGTCAACGCGGCCATCGACCGGGTGTGGCCCTCGCTCGCCACGGCCGCCGCCCGCGAGGCCACCGAACGCGCCAGGGCCGCGCAGGCCGCCGAGTTCGTCGCCCGGACCCGCTCGGCCGCCTACGCCGGCCTGGGCGACGAGGACGACGAGGACGGCGGTCCCGCGTACATGCCCTCAGAGTTCCCCGAGCGCTGGTCCCGCTTCCTGCCGCCCGACGACGTGAAGTCCCGGCTGCACGCGACCCGCGAGAAGGAGTCCAAGGACGCCAAGGGACCCTCGGGGGCCACGGACGCCGGGGAGCCGCCCCCGCGTTAGCGTGGAGGCATGCCCCGGCCACGCCAGCGGTACCAGGAGCGGCCGTCCCGGCTGGACGGCGCCGTCGTCTGGACGCTGGACGTCCCGCCCGGACCGCGCCCGGCCGCCCGGTCCGTCCTGCCGGACGGCTGCATGGACCTGATCTGGACCGGCGGCCGCCTGATCGTCGCCGGGCCCGACACCCACGCCTTCCGGGTCGACCCCCGCACCAGCGGTTCCTGCGCCGCGATCCGGTTCGGGCCCGGCACCGCCCCCGTACTCCTCGGCGTACCGGCGCACGAACTGCGCGACCTCCGGGTCGATCTGGCCGGACTCCTGCCCCGTACCGCCGTCGCGGCGCTCGCCGGACGGATCGAGCGGGCCGCCGACCCCGCCACCGCCCTGGAGGACTTCGCGCTCGCCCGGTCCGCCGACACCGGCCCGCCGGACCCGCTCACTGCGGCCGTCGCCGACCGGTTGCGCCGTGGCAGGTCCGTCGCGGACACGGCCGCGGAAGTCGGCCTCGGGGCCCGACAGCTGCACCGCCGCTCGCTCGCGGCCTTCGGTTACGGCCCCAAGACCCTGGCGCGCGTCCTCCGCCTCCAGCGCGCCCTGGCCCTCGTCCGCACCGGCCTCCCCTACGCGGAGGCGGCGTGCGCGGCAGGCTGCGTCGACCAGGCGCACCTGGCCCGCGAGATGCGCGCCCTGGCCGGTACGACGCTCGGCGCCTACTTCGCGCCGGACGAGGAGGCCGCGCCGGGGGCGGCGGCCCGGCCGGACGAGGACGCGGAGTCGGGGGCGGCGGCCGTTCCGGGGGAGGCGGTCCTCTCGTCCGAGGCGGCGAACAACGACACCCCGCAGCCGTCCGGGTCCAGCACGACCGCGTAGCGCTGCCCCCACACCGCGTCCCAGGGCTTCAGATGCCCGGTGTGTCCGGCCCCGACCAGCTCCGCGTACAGCGCGTCCACCTCCTGCGGGCTGTCGCAGACGAAGGCGAGCGCCACCCGCTCCCCGCCCGCCGGACGCTTCCACTCCGGATCGAACGAGGCGATGACCTCCTCCGTGTCCCACAACAGCCGCTGCCCGCCCGGCAGGGTCACCTCCACGTGGGGCGCGGCCTTTGCCCCGGCGGGGATGTCCAGGCCGAGCCGCCGGTAGAAGGCGAGCGAGGCGGTGAGGTCGGCGGTGATGATGCTGATGGCGTCGAATCGTGGAGTCATGCCCCGACCGTAGGCACCCGGCCCGGCCGGCGTCTTGGACGAATCGGTCGCCGG
Proteins encoded in this window:
- the cysC gene encoding adenylyl-sulfate kinase, yielding MTTDQEMSMSVTETGATIWLTGLPSAGKTTIAYELAGRLRTEGHKVEVLDGDEIREFLSAGLGFSREDRHTNVARIGFVAELLAANGVKVLVPVIAPFADSREAVRKRHAAESTTYLEVHVATPVEVCSVRDVKGLYAKQAAGEISGLTGVDDPYEAPESPDLRIESHQQTVQESAAALHALLTERGLA
- a CDS encoding phosphoadenylyl-sulfate reductase, which codes for MTGTQLSDELTGEELRELAERAGRELEDASAAEILRWAAETFGPRFCVTSSMEDAVVAHLASRVMPGVDVVFLDTGYHFPETIGTRDAVDAVMDVRVLTITPRQTVAEQDAEYGAKLHDRDPDLCCALRKVKPLEDGLTAYAAWATGLRRDESPTRANTPVVGWDAKRRKVKVSPIARWTRDDVDAYVAEHGVLTNPLLMDGYASVGCAPCTRRVLEGEDARAGRWAGRGKTECGLHG
- a CDS encoding nitrite/sulfite reductase; this encodes MAATPDQPAPATPRRKAGRHRGEGQWAMGHHTPLNGNEQFKKDDDGLNVRTRIETIYSQRGFDSIDPNDLRGRMRWWGLYTQRKPGIDGGKTAVLEPEELDDKHFMLRVRIDGGRLTTRQLRVIGEISQEFARGTADLTDRQNVQYHWIRIEDVPEIWRRLEAVGLSTTEACGDTPRVILGSPVAGVAENEIIDGTPAIDEIQRRFIGNPDFSNLPRKFKTAISGSPHLDVAHEINDVAFVGVNHPEHGPGFDLWVGGGLSTNPKLGVRLGAWVPLDEVPDVYGGVIGIFRDYGYRRLRTRARLKFLVADWGPEKFRQVLQDEYLKRELIDGPAPEQPAGTWRDHLGVHRQKDGRFYVGFAARVGRVDGSTLTKIADLADQHGSGRVRTTAEQKMIVLDVAEEQVDSLVAGLEALDLKVTPSPFRRGTMACTGIEFCKLAIVETKARGAALIDELERRLPEFDHPITININGCPNACARIQVADIGLKGQLMLDANGDQVEGYQVHLGGALGLEAGFGRKVRGLKVTSAELPDYVERVLGRFQEEREDGERFATWAARAGAESLS
- a CDS encoding putative leader peptide yields the protein MPGTGIALVSRRHVDLGRMSSAICPVS
- a CDS encoding GNAT family N-acetyltransferase, which translates into the protein MSDTPQPAAPTTEVTVWSLEQTSPADLRPASAPEGDVRVVRSGVPSPEFSRFLYTAVGGDIRWTDRLGMTYAQWDEVLRRPGAETWVAYENGTPAGYVELDAQDDGVVEIVYFGLIPAFRGRRIGGHLLSYGVARAWDVAERWPGRAATKRVWLHTCSLDGPHAMDNYLRRGFRLFETKTEVEPEVATPGPWPGAH
- a CDS encoding helix-turn-helix domain-containing protein — encoded protein: MTGTGSAGVARVTGQGAGRQTVRLLHRAREARLTGDQVSVAPRAEIDASWDRAVRCGLDPDQSPDSELLEADEIEHRRHSTALGELMPLLRAGLASIADAAQQIMVVTDTEGRVLWRQGNTGVLRRAHGICLEEGAAWTEAATGTNAIGTALAARVPIQVHSAEHFIRALHDWTCAAAPVRDPRDGRLLGIVDISGPASTFHPATLALVDSVARLAEAELRTRHLAEIERLRAVAAPILCRIGGRALAVDVHGRLAAVTGMAPVDRLPLPKSLRPGRVWLPSLGMCRVEPLPGGWLVQVGDGTAEGTPRRVVLDLSRPRALAVHLAGPLGNRTQRLSPRHAELLFALAAHREGRTASELARDLFGDATRTVTVRAEVSRLRRHLAEILAHRPYRFADGVEVEVVHPEHGADLLPHSMAPVVAEARRAAGVDRGNFGRAGTGGGGLSEGA
- a CDS encoding acyl-CoA dehydrogenase family protein encodes the protein MAATTHTVTNQVPPLVGHDVFAADRALSEAVERHVAPAERAVALRELGELGRAAGSAQAREWGARANAYPPVLRTHDRYGHRVDEVEFDPAWHRLLGHAVSAGLTDAWGRPSGHLRRAAGFLVWTQAEAGHGCPLSMTHAAVPALRTDPALAAEWEPLLTSYVYEEGLRPAAGKAGVLFGMGMTEKQGGSDVRSNTTRAEPLPGGDGYLLTGHKWFCSAPMSDGFLVLAQAPGGLTCFLLPRVLPDGTRNVFSIQRLKDKLGNRSNASAEVEFDGTWARRVGEEGRGVRTIIEMVAATRFDCVVGSAALMRQAVSQAVHHSAYRRAFGGPLIDRPLMRNVLADLAVESEAATVLAMRLAAAYDADTEEERAFLRLAVPAAKFWVTKRCSAVVGEALECLGGNGYVEESGMPRLLREAPLNSIWEGSGNVQALDVLRALRREPEAFDAFLREVGRARGADHRLDAAVRELLTELADLAGAEGRARRLVERIALVLQGSLLVRWAPPEVADAFCASRLGGDWGSSFGTLPHSLDLASVVERARPSAP
- a CDS encoding YihY/virulence factor BrkB family protein — its product is MQAANETPERPPGRLHRARALYRNVSKRRMAWHLLKDTVNSCIEYRILGLAAEAAFFTLLSLPPLLLGLIGLLGYVDEWTTTTTVASIERNILSASHTVLSERGVNDFAKPLLADVTTGARPDIISIGFAIALWSGSRAVNVFIDTITVMYGLDGHRGIVKTRLLAFLLYVVALLLGAVVLPLLVVGPDRVVEFVPWGTEVIAVLYWPLVILLTIAFLTTLYHVSVPVRSPWIEDVPGALVALAMWVLGSFLLRIYLTSTVEGPTIYGSLAAPIAVLLWIGISAFAVLVGAAVNAAIDRVWPSLATAAAREATERARAAQAAEFVARTRSAAYAGLGDEDDEDGGPAYMPSEFPERWSRFLPPDDVKSRLHATREKESKDAKGPSGATDAGEPPPR
- a CDS encoding DUF6597 domain-containing transcriptional factor; this translates as MPRPRQRYQERPSRLDGAVVWTLDVPPGPRPAARSVLPDGCMDLIWTGGRLIVAGPDTHAFRVDPRTSGSCAAIRFGPGTAPVLLGVPAHELRDLRVDLAGLLPRTAVAALAGRIERAADPATALEDFALARSADTGPPDPLTAAVADRLRRGRSVADTAAEVGLGARQLHRRSLAAFGYGPKTLARVLRLQRALALVRTGLPYAEAACAAGCVDQAHLAREMRALAGTTLGAYFAPDEEAAPGAAARPDEDAESGAAAVPGEAVLSSEAANNDTPQPSGSSTTA